Proteins found in one uncultured Desulfuromonas sp. genomic segment:
- a CDS encoding cytochrome c3 family protein: MKNCLIFLTLFLMAASAAQAMNVGGAHADLDFSCADCHHQDEPEKAPSMKDCLACHGTYEELAELTKPEGGPDPTDPDTFANPHHSHMGPVPCMECHKTHQKSVLICEDCHNFDMQPK; the protein is encoded by the coding sequence ATGAAGAACTGTCTGATTTTTTTAACCCTGTTTCTGATGGCGGCCTCGGCGGCCCAGGCGATGAACGTTGGTGGCGCACATGCCGATCTTGATTTTTCCTGCGCAGATTGTCATCACCAGGACGAACCGGAAAAAGCTCCGAGCATGAAGGACTGTCTGGCCTGTCATGGAACCTATGAGGAGTTGGCGGAACTGACCAAGCCGGAAGGGGGGCCCGACCCGACCGATCCGGATACGTTTGCCAATCCGCATCATTCCCATATGGGACCGGTACCGTGCATGGAATGCCATAAAACCCATCAGAAATCAGTGCTGATCTGTGAGGACTGCCACAACTTCGACATGCAGCCGAAGTAG